A single region of the Brassica rapa cultivar Chiifu-401-42 chromosome A03, CAAS_Brap_v3.01, whole genome shotgun sequence genome encodes:
- the LOC103856190 gene encoding LOW QUALITY PROTEIN: trafficking protein particle complex subunit 8 (The sequence of the model RefSeq protein was modified relative to this genomic sequence to represent the inferred CDS: deleted 1 base in 1 codon) has protein sequence MVEPVNSSLGKMLLEEISPVVMVLCTPLVEETFLKNGISFVETLKPFCNFSNIDVPVRTSGDQLYRLKKFTLRLFNASDIKQPNVEVAKQRLEHVITEAGEKVFDDLKSDPPQITDILSNPESEIAPTWFQYYNKELIRTLSFSDHEAFDHPVACLLVVSSKDEQPVNKFVDLFNTNRLPSLLNDGVMDPKILKHYLLVHDNQDATTERTSKVLSEMRSTFGNNECNLLCTNSSKEGNVEHQANPWASFKSSVSADKLGCALTGDDIVEIKDLMQEFASRHIIPYMEQKVRDLNQQISATRKGLRNQIKNLWWRKGKDDVPDSTKGSMYTFSSTESQIRILGDYAFMLHDYELALSSYRLISTDYKLDKAWKHYAGVQEMMGLAYFISDQSKKEAEYCMENAFSTYLKLGRSGFQNATRCGLWWAEMLKAGDQYKEAASAYFRICGEEPLHAAVMLEQASYCFVLTKPAMLNKYGFHLVLSGDHYKNSDQVSHAIRTYRSAISVYESTTWSHIKDHVHFHIGRWYALVGMHDVAVRNMLKVLDCGNQSKATQEIFLRDFFEIVKKTGMKHEVVGLQLPFINMSSLQVIYEDHRTYASQASVLVQESIWQSLEDDIIPSLNSGKSNWLELQSKLLPKKYKESNVCVAGESVKVDLEFRNPLLISTSITSVSLICELTSNSDDLKVDKHPSSISLGTESSAEHNQGTTSGFSSFTLSEVDLTLGGGEKKLVRLTVTPSEEGILKIVGVRWRLSGSVVGVHYFQSAPGKAKTNKGRRKNKLTPTDALKFLVIKSLPRLLGSIDHLPEKLYAGDLRYLVLELKNKSEFPIKNLKMKISHPRFVNPGNHEEEVTTEFPDCLKKGHEQNFVKSETSSVFSFPKDVSLQGDKSLRWPLWLRAAIPGTISLYFTIYYEMENVSSIMKYRTLRMHYNLKVLPSLETSFEITPSPSKLQECLVRMDILNRANSDSFQIHQLSTVGCRWGISLLERVDTILPSKSLLPGQALSCHFMIKDNRRSATEEEKTMSIPPSQTDVKLFAQDDDEKLFDIVNSPLASFHESERSCQETSDQLSTNTVDFILISHPAKSSNSSGVADIPKILSHHSCHNRIRSSNPLSWSLDGPQAIYHDFSTSLCEIQLKLVIRNTSDGISSVSFNTIDSVQDVATPTPSAGNQSGWRYVPDVTEEMKLTSDVMGSRLGKPPSSMESSPPFIWSGLSSTKVEIQPLSTTEVPLQISVFSPGIYNLSSYELTWERSGREDASSGTCQGYPYYLTVLQSQ, from the exons ATGGTGGAGCCGGTGAACTCATCGCTTGGGAAAATGCTCTTGGAAGAGATCAGTCCAGTTGTCATGGTTCTCTGCACGCCTCTCGTCGAAGAGACTTTCCTCAAGAACGGGATATCCTTTGTGGAAACGCTCAAGCCATTCTGCAACTTCAGTAATATCGATG TTCCTGTTAGGACATCAGGCGATCAGCTTTATCGGCTGAAGAAGTTTACGCTCAGATTGTTTAATGCCTCAGATATCAAACAACCAAACGTGGAG GTTGCAAAGCAACGGCTAGAACATGTTATCACTGAAGCTGGGGAGAAGGTTTTTGACGATTTGAAATCTGATCCTCCTCAAATTACTGATATACTCTCTA ATCCAGAGTCTGAAATTGCACCCACATGGTTTCAGTATTACAATAAGGAACTTATCCGTACACTGTCCTTTTCAGACCATGAGGCTTTTGATCATCCTGTGGCTT GTCTCTTAGTTGTTTCATCAAAAGACGAACAACCTGTAAACAAATTTGTAGATCTTTTCAACACCAATAGATTACCTTCTTTGCTTAATGATGGTGTAATGGACCCAAAGATTTTGAAGCATTACCTGTTGGTGCATGACAATCAGGATGCCACAACAGAGAG AACGTCTAAAGTTCTGTCTGAGATGAGAAGTACATTTGGGAACAATGAGTGCAACTTACTTTGCACTAATTCATCTAAAGAGGGGAACGTGGAACATCAGGCTAATCCCTGGGCTTCATTT aaATCAAGTGTTTCGGCCGACAAACTTGGATGTGCTCTCACTGGCGACGATATCGTGGAG ATCAAAGATCTGATGCAAGAGTTTGCATCGAGGCATATAATTCCTTACATGGAACAGAAAGTTCGAGATCTTAATCAACAG ATTTCTGCAACAAGGAAAGGACTtagaaaccaaataaaaaacttatggtggagaaaaggaaaagacGATGTTCCGGATTCAACCAAAGGTTCTAT gTATACATTTAGCTCCACTGAATCTCAAATTAGAATTTTGGGTGACTACGCCTTCATGTTGCATGATTATGAACTTGCATTGTCAAGCTATCGCTTAATATCAACCGATTACAAGCTCGATAAAGCTTGGAAGCACTATGCTGGTGTTCAG GAAATGATGGGACTTGCATATTTCATCTCAGACCAGTCAAAAAAGGAAGCTGAGTACTGCATGGAAAATGCATTCAGCACTTATCTG AAGCTTGGGAGGTCTGGCTTTCAAAATGCTACGAGATGTGGGCTCTGGTGGGCAGAGATGCTAAAAGCTGGAGACCAGTACAAAGAAGCTGCTTCTGCTTACTTCCGCATATGTGGAGAG gaACCATTACACGCCGCAGTCATGTTAGAGCAAGCTTCTTACTGCTTCGTGTTAACTAAGCCTGCGATGTTAAACAAGTATGGATTTCATCTAGTTCTCTCAGGAGACCACTATAAAAACTCTGATCAG gtTAGCCATGCAATTCGTACATATAGAAGTGCAATCTCTGTTTATGAATCAACTACATGGAGCCATATCAAAGACCATGTACATTTTCATATTGGACG GTGGTACGCACTTGTTGGGATGCATGATGTTGCAGTTAGAAATATGCTCAAAGTACTGGACTGTGGCAACCAATCCAAGGCAACCCAAGAGATTTTTCTCAGAGACTTTTTCGAGATTGTTAAG AAAACTGGAATGAAGCACGAGGTGGTGGGACTTCAACTACCATTTATTAATATGTCGTCTCTTCAAGTTATATATGAAGACCATCGCACTTATGCATCTCAAGCTTCT GTTCTTGTACAAGAGAGCATCTGGCAGTCACTGGAGGATGATATCATTCCATCATTAAATTCTGGCAAGTCAAACTGGCTGGAATTACAGTCAAAGCTACTACCAAAGAAATACAAGGAATCCAATGTTTGTGTGGCTGGAG AGTCAGTGAAAGTGGATCTGGAGTTTAGGAATCCCTTGCTAATCTCTACTTCTATAACAAGCGTATCTCTCATCTGTGAACTTACCTCAAATTCTGATGACCTAAAAG TTGATAAACACCCAAGTAGCATAAGCTTGGGGACCGAGAGTTCCGCAGAACATAATCA GGGTACAACATctggt ttttcttctttcacttTGTCTGAAGTGGACTTAACATTAGGCGGAGGCGAGAAAAAACTG GTGAGACTCACGGTTACCCCCAGTGAAGAAGGTATCCTCAAAATTGTCGGTGTAAGGTGGAGGTTGTCTGGTTCTGTTGTAGGTGTGCATTACTTCCAATCTGCCCCTGGAAAGGCAAAAACTAACAAGGGAAGACGGAAAAACAAACTTACTCCCACTGATGCCTTGAAATTTTTGGTCATCAAG AGTCTACCCAGGCTTTTGGGTTCAATTGATCATCTGCCTGAGAAATTGTATGCTGGAGATCTACGTTATCTTGTTTTAGAGTTAAAAAACAAGTCGGAATTCCCGATAAAG AATCTTAAAATGAAGATTAGCCATCCAAGATTTGTAAATCCTGGAAATCATGAAGAAGAGGTGACAACGGAGTTTCCAGATTGCTTAAAGAAGGGCCATGAACAAAATTTTGTGAAGAGTGAAACAAGTAGTGTATTTTCATTTCCAAAG GATGTGTCACTGCAAGGAGATAAATCTTTGAGGTGGCCTCTCTGGCTTCGAGCTGCCATCCCAGGAACGATATCTTTGTATTTCACAATATACTATGAGATGGAAAATGtatcaagcatcatgaagtatCGCACCCTAAGGATGCATTATAATTTAAAG GTTTTGCCATCTCTAGAGACCTCGTTCGAAATCACTCCCTCTCCATCAAAGTTGCAAGAATGTCTTGTGCGTATGGATATACTGAACCGTGCGAATTCAGATTCTTTCCAAATTCATCAGTTGTCAACAGTTGGGTGTCGGTGGGGTATCTCCTTACTTGAGCGTGTTGATACAATCTTACCTTCCAAGTCTCTGCTTCCCGGGCAAGCTTTATCATGTCACTTCATGATTAAG GATAACAGAAGATCAGCGACTGAAGAAGAGAAAACCATGTCCATTCCTCCCAGCCAAACCGACGTAAAACTGTTTGCTCAGGATGACGACGAAAAACTTTTTGATATCGTTAACTCACCTTTAGCAAGCTTCCATGAAAGTGAAAGGTCATGTCAAGAAACCTCAGATCAG TTAAGTACCAATACCGTTGACTTCATTCTAATCTCTCACCCAGCAAAATCCAGCAATTCATCAGGAGTGGCAGATATACCAAAGATTCTGTCTCACCATTCATGTCACAATAG AATCAGGAGCTCAAACCCGCTATCGTGGTCCCTAGACGGTCCCCAAGCCATATACCACGACTTCTCGACCTCCTTGTGTGAAATTCAACTAAAATTAGTAATCAGAAACACATCTGATGGAATATCATCTGTGAGCTTCAACACCATTGATTCCGTACAAGACGTAGCAACACCAACTCCTTCCGCTGGAAACCAATCCGGGTGGCGCTACGTGCCAGATGTAACAGAGGAAATGAAACTGACTTCAGATGTCATGGGGAGCCGTCTAGGGAAACCTCCATCTTCCATGGAAAGCTCACCTCCTTTCATATGGTCAGGTTTAAGTTCCACAAAGGTCGAAATCCAGCCATTGTCAACAACGGAGGTCCCGCTGCAGATATCGGTTTTCTCTCCAGGTATCTACAATCTCTCTTCGTATGAACTTACCTGGGAGCGCTCCGGGCGTGAAGATGCATCATCAGGGACATGCCAAGGCTATCCTTATTACCTTACTGTTCTTCAGTCTCAGTGA